The Gammaproteobacteria bacterium genome window below encodes:
- the glk gene encoding glucokinase: MELIADVGGTNTRCALVDSRGTISRISVFENAGFRTLAEALSDYLQKNSATPAAAAIAVAAPVTGDEVRMTNRNWHFSARTIREQLRLESLEVLNDFSAVALSLPHLAGTDVAPVGGGAPRRDAAMAAIGPGTGLGVSGLVPTRNGNWAVISGEGGHATLAPGTEREAQVVDTVRERYGHCSAERLVSGPGLATLYNTLRQLANYPADNVRPREVSQRALAGDPIAREAVDMFFALLGSVAGNLALTLGALGGVFIAGGIVPALHDLLTNSEFRRRFEDKGRYTDYLRAIPCAVIMHPTPALVGLASLHQREP; this comes from the coding sequence ATGGAACTCATTGCCGACGTTGGCGGCACCAACACGCGGTGCGCGCTGGTCGACTCACGGGGAACGATCTCGCGCATCAGCGTCTTTGAAAATGCCGGGTTCCGCACGCTGGCCGAAGCGCTGTCCGACTATCTGCAGAAAAATTCGGCTACCCCCGCGGCTGCGGCAATTGCAGTTGCTGCGCCGGTGACGGGCGACGAAGTTCGCATGACGAATCGCAACTGGCATTTCTCGGCTCGAACGATCCGCGAGCAACTGCGGCTGGAAAGTCTCGAGGTGCTCAACGACTTCAGCGCCGTTGCCTTGTCCCTGCCGCACCTGGCCGGCACGGACGTTGCCCCGGTCGGCGGCGGTGCACCACGCCGGGATGCAGCAATGGCGGCAATCGGTCCGGGCACCGGGCTCGGTGTGTCAGGACTGGTGCCGACGCGCAACGGCAACTGGGCCGTAATCTCCGGTGAAGGCGGTCACGCCACGCTCGCACCCGGGACCGAACGCGAGGCACAGGTAGTTGATACGGTCCGCGAGCGATACGGGCATTGCTCGGCGGAGCGGCTGGTATCCGGCCCCGGGCTGGCAACGCTGTACAACACGCTACGGCAGCTGGCCAACTATCCTGCCGACAATGTGCGTCCACGCGAAGTTTCGCAGCGCGCGCTTGCCGGCGACCCGATCGCGCGTGAAGCCGTCGATATGTTTTTTGCGCTACTCGGATCAGTGGCCGGAAACCTCGCCCTGACCCTGGGTGCGCTTGGCGGCGTTTTCATCGCCGGCGGCATTGTTCCGGCACTGCACGACCTGCTGACCAACTCCGAATTTCGCCGTCGTTTCGAGGACAAGGGTCGCTACACCGACTACCTCCGTGCAATCCCCTGCGCCGTGATCATGCATCCGACACCGGCACTTGTCGGGCTTGCTTCACTGCATCAGCGCGAGCCGTAA
- a CDS encoding DUF1329 domain-containing protein produces the protein MQRFTTAVAGLLALAFLNIAAAAISPEEAARLGQDLTPMGAEKAGNGKEIPEWTGGITTPPAGYKPGDHHPDPFADDEIVMTITAANYQEEGIADRLTVGHKGLFEAYPDTFRMHVYPTRRSFSAPDHIYDATKKIATTADLIENGNGVTGALMGVPFPIPSSGVEVIWNHILRWRAESGERFYGQAAVTRGGDFTLVQFADQISVPYALPGMTEEELDNVIIFFKEKTVAPARLAGRVLLVHETLDQAKENRKAWVYNPGQRRVRRAPNVAFDNPRSGSDGLMTSDQYDMYNGSPQRYNWELVGKKEMYVPYNAYKVHSNKLKYKDYIKPLHADPQYLRYELHRVWVIDATLKDGMRHQYRRRTFYIDEDSWQILAVDIYDNRDELWRVSEGHGINYYDVKNFWTTLEVNYDLQSGRYLAFGLDNETGMYDLSASIPKEEFTTGALRRAGTR, from the coding sequence ATGCAGAGATTCACTACAGCCGTTGCAGGGCTTCTCGCCCTGGCGTTCCTGAACATTGCCGCAGCTGCAATCTCGCCCGAAGAGGCTGCCCGTCTGGGCCAGGACCTCACGCCAATGGGCGCCGAGAAAGCGGGCAATGGCAAGGAGATCCCGGAATGGACCGGCGGCATCACAACGCCACCGGCAGGCTACAAGCCCGGTGACCATCACCCCGACCCGTTTGCCGACGACGAGATCGTCATGACCATCACGGCGGCGAACTACCAGGAGGAGGGTATTGCGGATCGTCTCACCGTTGGACACAAGGGTTTGTTCGAGGCCTATCCCGATACCTTCAGGATGCACGTCTACCCGACACGCCGCAGTTTTTCGGCGCCGGATCATATTTACGATGCGACAAAGAAGATTGCCACCACCGCCGATCTGATCGAGAACGGTAACGGCGTAACCGGCGCGTTGATGGGTGTGCCATTCCCGATACCCAGTAGCGGTGTTGAGGTTATCTGGAATCACATCCTGCGTTGGCGCGCTGAATCCGGCGAGCGTTTTTACGGCCAGGCAGCTGTGACGCGCGGCGGCGACTTCACCCTGGTGCAGTTTGCCGACCAGATCTCGGTGCCCTATGCGCTGCCGGGTATGACAGAAGAAGAGCTCGACAACGTCATTATCTTCTTCAAGGAAAAGACTGTGGCGCCGGCGCGCCTGGCCGGCCGGGTGTTGCTGGTGCATGAAACGCTGGACCAGGCTAAAGAGAACCGCAAGGCGTGGGTGTATAACCCGGGCCAGCGCCGTGTGCGCCGCGCGCCAAACGTTGCGTTTGACAACCCGCGTAGTGGTTCCGACGGTTTAATGACTTCTGACCAGTACGACATGTACAACGGCTCGCCCCAGCGCTACAACTGGGAGCTGGTTGGCAAGAAAGAAATGTATGTGCCGTACAACGCCTACAAAGTGCACAGCAACAAGCTGAAGTACAAGGATTACATCAAGCCGTTGCATGCTGACCCGCAGTACCTGCGCTATGAGCTGCATCGGGTGTGGGTCATCGATGCCACGCTGAAAGACGGCATGCGCCACCAGTACAGGCGCCGTACCTTCTATATTGATGAGGATTCGTGGCAGATTCTCGCGGTGGATATCTACGATAACCGCGATGAATTGTGGCGCGTGTCGGAAGGTCACGGCATTAATTACTATGATGTGAAAAACTTCTGGACCACGCTGGAGGTGAACTACGATTTGCAGTCCGGTCGTTACCTTGCCTTCGGTCTCGATAACGAGACGGGCATGTACGATCTGTCAGCGTCGATTCCAAAGGAAGAATTCACCACGGGAGCTCTGCGCCGCGCAGGTACGCGCTAG
- the plsB gene encoding glycerol-3-phosphate 1-O-acyltransferase PlsB, which produces MRSNALLSDWLGLAPALRWLARKLLFLWVRDRVLPENFAASLAADVPVVYVLANDALSTRLVVAGVCARQDLPAPAAAIAGFPGERNSVAYVRRLRGWWRRRLVPIRSERLTRLVERVREDSGRDVQVVPVSVFWGRSPDKERAPLKLLFSESWAPAGRIRKALIIMVHGRQMLVQFSEPIRLQNFVAEATAEGLDTERTVRKLSRVLRVHMRRLRVATIGPDLSHRRTLRGQILRSASVREAIRRHASRQEISEFEAAQRAGEYVDEIAANYSYAFIRFMDRLLGWLWNRVYDGIELNHVDSLKTNAEGREVIYVPCHRSHFDYLLLSYVLYHAGLVPPHVAAGINLNIPVIGPLLRLGGAFFLRRSFGGNKLYTAVFQKYLSLNLAKGVPIEYFIEGTRSRTGRLLLPKSGILAMTVRSYLREPTRPVIFIPVYFCYEKLLEGRSYIGELSGNAKRKESFFGFVRSLGAIRQKFGKVHVNFGAPLSLDALLDEYNPGWREQGEMPEKPAWLAPAVDDLALRIMRQINLSAAVTPVSLLSLSLLSASRQAMLEEVLRDHLDLLRQLLRRAPYSESVTFPEQDGRAIIDYALEMGLVRRRSHALGDVIAARGNSAILLTYNRNNVMHLFALPSLVACCFLNNRTMHADKIIDLAQMVYPYVRAELFLAWPEEQLEDVLHQLLAVFVDIGLLERDPDNGRLSRPAANTPRAAQLSLLAQGALQTLERYYMTIGLLLKHGPGHVSQPDLENLCQLMAQRMSMLYQFDAPESFAKPLFREFIDRLRESGVVWLDDNGLLAYDDRIRAVEQDAKLVLGEQMRHSILQVIHV; this is translated from the coding sequence GTGCGTTCAAACGCGCTGTTATCAGACTGGCTGGGCCTGGCGCCGGCACTACGCTGGCTTGCCCGCAAGTTGTTGTTCCTGTGGGTGCGTGACCGGGTGCTGCCGGAAAACTTCGCCGCCAGCCTGGCCGCCGATGTGCCGGTAGTCTACGTACTGGCCAACGACGCGCTGTCTACCAGGCTGGTCGTCGCCGGAGTTTGCGCGCGGCAGGACTTGCCCGCACCGGCCGCAGCGATTGCCGGGTTTCCCGGCGAGCGCAATTCAGTCGCTTACGTTCGTCGCCTGCGCGGCTGGTGGCGGCGCCGGCTGGTGCCGATCAGGTCGGAACGCCTGACCCGCCTGGTCGAGCGCGTGCGCGAAGATTCAGGTCGCGATGTACAGGTTGTCCCGGTATCGGTTTTTTGGGGTCGTTCGCCGGACAAGGAACGCGCGCCGCTGAAACTGCTATTTTCAGAAAGCTGGGCCCCGGCCGGCCGGATCCGCAAAGCGCTGATAATCATGGTGCACGGGCGCCAGATGCTGGTGCAGTTCAGCGAGCCGATTCGCCTGCAGAATTTTGTAGCCGAGGCAACGGCCGAGGGACTCGATACCGAACGTACGGTGCGCAAGTTGTCCCGGGTGTTGCGCGTGCACATGCGGCGCCTGCGTGTTGCCACGATCGGGCCCGACCTGTCCCACCGGCGCACGCTGCGCGGACAAATACTGCGGTCAGCATCGGTACGCGAGGCGATCCGCCGCCACGCCAGCCGCCAGGAAATTTCCGAGTTCGAAGCCGCCCAGCGGGCCGGCGAATATGTCGACGAAATCGCTGCAAACTATTCCTACGCCTTTATCCGCTTTATGGACAGGTTGCTGGGCTGGTTATGGAACCGCGTGTATGACGGTATCGAGCTCAACCATGTTGATAGCCTGAAGACCAACGCTGAAGGCCGGGAAGTCATATACGTACCGTGTCATCGCAGCCACTTCGATTACCTGCTGCTGTCCTATGTGCTGTATCACGCGGGACTGGTCCCGCCCCATGTAGCGGCTGGCATCAATCTGAATATCCCGGTTATTGGGCCGTTGCTGCGTCTGGGTGGCGCGTTTTTTCTGCGCCGCAGCTTTGGTGGCAACAAGCTCTACACCGCGGTGTTCCAGAAGTACCTGTCGCTGAACCTGGCCAAAGGCGTGCCGATCGAGTATTTCATTGAAGGGACCCGCAGCCGCACCGGCCGGCTGTTGCTGCCCAAGTCCGGCATCCTCGCCATGACAGTGCGCAGCTACCTGCGTGAACCAACCCGCCCGGTAATTTTCATCCCTGTCTATTTCTGTTACGAGAAACTGCTGGAGGGGCGCAGCTACATCGGCGAGCTGAGCGGAAACGCGAAGCGCAAGGAGAGTTTTTTCGGTTTTGTCCGCTCACTGGGTGCGATCCGACAGAAGTTTGGCAAAGTGCATGTGAATTTCGGCGCGCCGCTGTCGCTCGATGCACTGCTCGATGAATACAACCCCGGCTGGCGCGAACAGGGAGAAATGCCCGAGAAGCCAGCATGGCTGGCACCTGCGGTCGATGATCTTGCCCTGCGTATCATGCGGCAGATAAATCTGAGTGCGGCAGTCACGCCGGTAAGCCTGTTGTCGCTATCGCTGTTGTCGGCATCGCGCCAGGCCATGCTGGAAGAGGTATTACGCGATCATCTCGATTTGCTGCGGCAATTACTGCGGCGCGCCCCGTATTCGGAGAGCGTGACCTTTCCCGAGCAGGATGGCCGCGCGATTATTGATTATGCGCTGGAGATGGGCCTGGTACGCCGGCGCAGTCATGCTCTCGGTGACGTAATAGCAGCGCGCGGGAACAGCGCCATTCTGCTGACCTACAACCGCAATAACGTCATGCACCTGTTCGCACTACCGTCGCTGGTGGCGTGTTGTTTCCTGAATAACCGGACGATGCACGCCGACAAGATCATCGATCTGGCACAGATGGTCTATCCCTATGTGCGCGCCGAGTTGTTCCTGGCCTGGCCGGAGGAGCAGCTGGAAGACGTTTTGCACCAGCTGCTGGCCGTTTTTGTAGACATAGGCCTGCTGGAACGGGATCCGGACAATGGTCGGCTCAGTCGTCCCGCTGCCAACACGCCGCGCGCAGCCCAGCTTTCGCTATTGGCTCAGGGGGCGCTGCAAACGCTCGAGCGCTACTACATGACAATCGGGCTGTTGCTGAAGCACGGACCTGGCCACGTCAGCCAGCCTGATCTGGAAAATCTCTGCCAGCTGATGGCACAGCGCATGTCGATGCTGTACCAGTTTGATGCTCCCGAGTCGTTTGCCAAGCCGCTGTTCCGCGAATTCATCGACCGGCTGCGCGAATCCGGCGTGGTCTGGCTGGACGATAACGGCCTGCTGGCCTATGACGACAGGATTCGCGCGGTGGAGCAGGATGCGAAACTGGTGCTGGGCGAGCAGATGCGGCACAGTATCCTGCAGGTAATTCATGTCTGA
- a CDS encoding MMPL family transporter, which produces MSYVRFSERYKQKLVIRARQLSPLWDKLSIVAQRGPAAVVILISVGLLAFGAWKGSEVKVGDLHQGVPELRADSRYNLDTRAITERFSIGVDIITVIVETVPEGCIDYEVMSSIDDFAWYMANVPGIQSVITLPMVAKVVNAGWNEGTLKWRVLSRNADNLVQSSQSVDTSSGLLNADCSVMPVMMFSEDHKAETIERIVTAVKAYRAEYGTEKIKYRLATGNVGVMAATNEEVEAAQFPILMGVFSAVILLCIITFATRRAALYFLVPAVIAALAAWFLPGQRNLVAAAMALYTVFWLVRFPTARSVLCIVIPLGLVSLLAYALMATLEIGLKVSTLPVVALGVGIGVDYGIYIYSRFKSFMSEGLPLAEAYHATLRVTGAGVIFTGVTLGIGVVTWLFSPLKFQADMGLLLTFMFIVNMLGAILLLPALASWLLPRRLH; this is translated from the coding sequence ATGTCCTACGTGCGGTTCAGCGAGCGTTACAAGCAGAAGCTTGTGATTCGTGCCAGGCAACTGAGCCCGTTGTGGGACAAGCTGTCGATAGTCGCTCAGCGTGGCCCGGCAGCCGTAGTGATTCTGATCAGCGTGGGGCTGCTGGCGTTTGGCGCCTGGAAGGGCTCCGAAGTGAAGGTCGGAGACCTGCACCAGGGGGTGCCGGAGCTGCGGGCCGACTCGCGCTATAACCTCGATACGCGGGCTATTACCGAGCGGTTCTCGATCGGCGTGGACATCATCACCGTCATTGTCGAGACGGTGCCCGAAGGGTGCATCGACTATGAAGTGATGAGCTCGATCGACGATTTCGCCTGGTATATGGCCAATGTGCCGGGGATACAAAGCGTGATAACGCTGCCGATGGTGGCCAAGGTGGTCAATGCCGGATGGAATGAGGGCACACTGAAGTGGCGTGTGCTGTCACGCAATGCAGACAACCTGGTGCAATCGAGCCAGTCAGTCGATACCAGCAGCGGTCTGCTGAATGCCGATTGCAGCGTGATGCCCGTGATGATGTTCAGTGAGGATCACAAGGCCGAAACCATCGAACGCATCGTTACTGCAGTAAAAGCGTATCGTGCCGAGTACGGCACTGAAAAAATCAAGTATCGCCTGGCGACCGGCAATGTTGGCGTGATGGCGGCTACCAATGAGGAAGTCGAGGCGGCCCAGTTCCCGATCCTGATGGGGGTGTTTTCTGCCGTTATCCTGCTGTGCATTATCACTTTCGCCACCCGGCGGGCTGCGCTTTACTTTCTGGTCCCGGCCGTAATTGCGGCGCTGGCGGCCTGGTTCCTGCCGGGTCAGCGCAACCTGGTCGCAGCTGCCATGGCGCTGTATACCGTCTTCTGGCTGGTCCGTTTCCCGACAGCGCGTTCGGTACTTTGCATCGTTATCCCGCTGGGCCTGGTTTCATTGCTGGCATACGCGCTGATGGCGACCCTGGAAATCGGTCTGAAGGTGTCAACGCTGCCGGTGGTGGCTCTCGGCGTTGGTATCGGAGTTGACTACGGTATCTATATCTATAGTCGGTTCAAATCGTTTATGAGTGAAGGGCTGCCGCTGGCTGAGGCCTACCATGCGACACTGCGTGTGACCGGCGCCGGCGTGATATTTACCGGCGTGACACTCGGGATCGGCGTAGTCACCTGGCTTTTTTCGCCACTGAAATTTCAGGCCGACATGGGACTGTTGCTGACCTTCATGTTCATCGTAAATATGCTTGGCGCGATCCTGTTGTTGCCTGCGCTGGCCAGCTGGCTGTTGCCACGCAGGCTGCACTGA